A window of the Cetobacterium sp. ZOR0034 genome harbors these coding sequences:
- a CDS encoding RNA methyltransferase: MRKAIYLGLVHSPVYNKRGDVVCTSVTNFDIHDISRTCRTYDVNQYHIIVSVDAQKQLTERIIGYWQDGFGTGYNRDREEAFGRTRVYESIERSIAEIEAREGKKPLIITTSAKTFPNSISYKNLSEKMINDDQPYLILFGTGWGLIDEVMNMSDYILEPIRGAADYNHLSVRSAVSIILDRLLGEN; encoded by the coding sequence ATGAGAAAAGCAATATATTTAGGACTAGTTCACTCACCTGTATACAATAAAAGAGGGGACGTAGTATGTACATCAGTAACAAACTTTGATATACACGATATATCAAGAACTTGTAGAACTTATGATGTTAATCAATATCATATAATAGTATCTGTAGATGCACAAAAGCAATTAACTGAAAGAATTATAGGTTACTGGCAAGATGGTTTCGGAACAGGATATAACAGAGATAGAGAGGAAGCTTTTGGAAGAACGAGAGTTTATGAATCTATAGAGAGAAGTATCGCTGAAATAGAAGCAAGAGAAGGAAAGAAACCTTTAATAATAACGACATCAGCAAAAACATTCCCAAACTCAATAAGCTATAAAAATTTATCTGAGAAAATGATAAATGATGATCAACCATATTTAATTCTATTCGGAACAGGATGGGGATTGATTGATGAGGTTATGAATATGTCAGATTACATTTTAGAACCAATTAGAGGGGCGGCAGACTATAACCATCTATCAGTTAGATCGGCGGTTTCAATCATCTTAGATAGATTATTAGGTGAAAACTAA
- a CDS encoding gamma carbonic anhydrase family protein, giving the protein MIYKLGNLVPKIGENNLIVENATIIGDVETGKNVSIWFSAVLRADMSKISVGDNSNIQDNTTVHGDTPFPVVIGDNVTVGHNCIIHGCEIGDNVIVGMGSILLNGAKIPKNCIVGAGSLVTDKLIAEEGDLIVGSPAKAIKKLSDKNVDYLQYANQVYLDKIEMYKKLERIG; this is encoded by the coding sequence ATGATATATAAATTAGGAAATTTAGTTCCAAAAATTGGTGAGAATAATCTTATAGTTGAAAATGCTACAATAATTGGAGATGTTGAAACTGGAAAAAATGTTAGCATCTGGTTTTCAGCAGTTTTAAGAGCTGATATGAGTAAGATATCAGTTGGAGACAATTCAAACATTCAAGACAATACTACGGTTCATGGAGATACTCCGTTCCCAGTAGTTATAGGTGATAATGTAACAGTAGGTCATAACTGTATAATTCATGGTTGTGAAATAGGTGATAATGTCATTGTTGGAATGGGATCAATTTTGTTAAATGGAGCGAAGATTCCTAAAAACTGTATTGTTGGAGCTGGAAGCTTAGTAACGGATAAGTTGATAGCAGAGGAGGGGGATTTAATTGTAGGATCTCCAGCTAAAGCTATCAAAAAACTTTCTGATAAAAATGTAGACTATTTACAATATGCAAATCAGGTTTACTTAGATAAAATAGAGATGTATAAAAAATTAGAGAGAATAGGGTAG
- the trmD gene encoding tRNA (guanosine(37)-N1)-methyltransferase TrmD yields MKINILTLFPEFFDSFKEHSIVKRAVEKEQVEINIVNIRDFAEGKQRQCDDMPFGGGAGMVMKPEPLLKALEQNGGKVIYTSPQGVRLNQKLACDLAQEEEITIIAGHYEGIDERVIDSKVDLEISLGDFVLTGGELPAMVISDSIIRLIPGVIKKESYENDSFYNGLLDYPHYTRPAEYEGLKVPDVLMSGHHKNIDEWRLKQSLKRTLERRPELLKDREFSKLEKKLLKEIKGSGANDI; encoded by the coding sequence GTGAAAATAAATATATTAACACTATTTCCAGAGTTTTTTGACTCGTTTAAAGAGCATAGTATAGTTAAAAGAGCTGTGGAAAAAGAGCAAGTAGAGATTAATATAGTTAATATAAGAGACTTTGCTGAGGGAAAACAAAGACAGTGTGATGATATGCCTTTTGGTGGAGGAGCTGGAATGGTTATGAAACCAGAACCGCTACTTAAAGCCTTAGAGCAAAATGGTGGAAAGGTAATTTACACTTCTCCTCAAGGAGTTAGATTAAATCAGAAGTTAGCTTGTGATTTAGCTCAAGAAGAGGAGATAACAATAATAGCAGGTCACTACGAAGGAATAGATGAAAGAGTTATTGATAGCAAAGTTGATTTAGAGATTTCGTTAGGAGATTTCGTTTTGACTGGTGGAGAGTTACCTGCAATGGTAATATCAGATTCAATAATAAGATTGATTCCTGGAGTTATAAAAAAAGAGTCTTATGAAAATGATTCTTTTTATAATGGACTTTTAGATTATCCACACTATACAAGACCAGCTGAATATGAGGGATTAAAGGTGCCAGATGTTCTTATGTCAGGTCATCATAAAAATATAGATGAATGGAGATTAAAACAAAGTTTAAAAAGAACTCTAGAAAGAAGACCTGAGTTATTGAAAGACCGTGAATTCTCAAAGTTAGAAAAAAAACTTTTAAAAGAGATAAAAGGAAGTGGAGCAAATGATATATAA
- the rimM gene encoding ribosome maturation factor RimM (Essential for efficient processing of 16S rRNA) has translation MDLLSVGRVSGTHHLKGAIKVTSNLDDLEPLNGSKVMVELPSGDVKILTVKKASNMVDKKWILEFEELTNKTDANSIQNGVIKVRRDILGIEEDEFLANDVLGMKAITEDGENIGEVVDVYETAAHDIYVIEDDEYETMIPDVEVFIKKIDFEKREILVSLIDGMREKKKD, from the coding sequence ATGGATTTATTATCAGTTGGAAGAGTTTCAGGAACTCACCATTTAAAAGGAGCTATAAAAGTTACATCAAATTTGGATGATTTAGAACCATTAAACGGAAGTAAAGTTATGGTTGAATTGCCTTCAGGTGATGTAAAAATATTAACGGTTAAAAAAGCATCAAATATGGTAGATAAAAAATGGATTCTTGAATTTGAAGAGTTAACTAATAAAACGGATGCAAATTCAATTCAAAACGGAGTTATAAAAGTAAGAAGAGATATCTTAGGAATAGAAGAGGATGAGTTTTTAGCAAATGATGTTTTAGGAATGAAAGCCATAACAGAAGATGGAGAAAATATTGGAGAAGTTGTAGATGTTTATGAGACAGCTGCTCACGATATATATGTTATTGAAGATGATGAATATGAAACGATGATACCTGATGTAGAGGTATTTATAAAAAAAATAGATTTTGAAAAGAGAGAGATTTTAGTTTCGTTAATTGATGGTATGAGAGAAAAAAAGAAAGACTAA
- a CDS encoding KH domain-containing protein: MEKLEQLINYIIGELVETKEGIRISYDLIDDTVTFKVSVAQGEMGRVIGKNGLTANAIRGVMQAAGVKDKLNVNVEFVD, encoded by the coding sequence GTGGAAAAATTAGAGCAATTAATTAATTATATAATCGGTGAGTTAGTTGAAACAAAAGAGGGAATAAGAATAAGTTATGATTTAATAGATGATACAGTAACATTTAAAGTTAGTGTAGCTCAGGGAGAAATGGGAAGAGTTATAGGAAAAAATGGACTTACAGCAAATGCAATAAGAGGAGTTATGCAAGCTGCTGGAGTAAAAGATAAATTAAATGTAAATGTTGAATTTGTAGACTAA
- a CDS encoding DUF4911 domain-containing protein translates to MDSYEFKIKTKREDIDFINKIMEAYEGVGVVRTKNADAGDLSIVSTTDFKEDVRMIVEDLNRKWVKAEIVSEGPWSGEL, encoded by the coding sequence ATGGATAGTTATGAATTTAAAATAAAAACGAAACGTGAGGATATTGATTTTATCAATAAAATAATGGAAGCTTACGAAGGTGTTGGAGTAGTAAGAACTAAAAATGCTGACGCAGGAGATTTATCAATCGTATCAACAACAGATTTTAAAGAGGATGTAAGAATGATTGTTGAAGATTTAAATAGAAAATGGGTTAAAGCTGAAATAGTTTCAGAAGGACCTTGGTCTGGAGAGTTATAA
- the rsmA gene encoding 16S rRNA (adenine(1518)-N(6)/adenine(1519)-N(6))-dimethyltransferase RsmA — translation MSFKHKKKFGQNFLTDQNDVLNKIMEVSNVEKDEHIIEIGPGEGALTALLLERAEKVTCIEIDTDLEKILTKKYSSNPKFNLIMQDVLTVDLKEVIEKGRVVANIPYYITSPIINKIIEHRDRISEMFIMVQKEVAERVCSKSGKERSVLTLAVEYYGEAEYLFTIPKAFFTPPPKVDSAFMSIKFYKDARYESRISEELFFKYVKAAFSNKRKNIINNLSTLGYSKDAIREKLAKLDIPETERAENLTIEQFIDLAEVFEAE, via the coding sequence ATGTCCTTTAAACATAAGAAAAAATTTGGACAAAACTTCTTAACAGATCAAAACGATGTTTTGAATAAAATAATGGAAGTTTCAAATGTTGAAAAAGATGAGCATATAATTGAGATTGGGCCTGGAGAGGGAGCTTTAACAGCTTTACTTTTAGAAAGAGCTGAAAAGGTAACTTGTATAGAGATTGATACAGATTTAGAAAAAATCTTAACAAAAAAGTATTCATCAAATCCAAAATTTAATCTAATAATGCAAGACGTTTTAACGGTAGATTTAAAAGAAGTAATAGAGAAGGGAAGAGTTGTAGCGAATATTCCATACTATATAACTTCACCTATTATAAATAAAATAATTGAGCATAGAGACAGAATTAGTGAAATGTTCATAATGGTACAAAAGGAAGTGGCAGAAAGAGTTTGCTCAAAATCAGGAAAAGAGAGAAGTGTTTTAACTTTAGCCGTAGAATATTACGGTGAAGCAGAATATCTATTTACAATTCCCAAAGCATTCTTTACACCACCACCTAAAGTAGATTCAGCTTTTATGTCGATAAAGTTCTATAAAGACGCAAGGTATGAAAGTAGAATCTCTGAAGAATTGTTCTTTAAATATGTTAAAGCAGCATTCTCTAATAAAAGAAAAAATATCATAAATAACTTATCTACTTTAGGATATTCGAAAGATGCCATAAGAGAAAAGTTAGCTAAATTAGATATTCCTGAAACAGAGAGAGCAGAAAATTTAACAATAGAGCAGTTTATAGACTTAGCTGAGGTATTTGAAGCAGAATAA
- the hpt gene encoding hypoxanthine phosphoribosyltransferase, translating to MDYTIEKMISEGDLQARVREVAKEIERDYKGKDLICVGLLKGSIMFMADLLKNVEMDLAMDFMKVSSYHGGTDSTGVVKILKDVDADLTGKDVLIIEDIIDTGLTLESVKKFLMSKQPNSLKVCSLLDKPSRRKVEMVGEYIGFEIPDEFVVGYGLDYDELYRNLPYIGKVVRK from the coding sequence ATGGATTACACAATAGAGAAAATGATTTCTGAAGGAGATTTACAAGCAAGAGTAAGAGAGGTTGCAAAAGAGATTGAGAGAGATTACAAAGGTAAAGATCTTATTTGCGTAGGTTTACTGAAGGGGTCAATCATGTTCATGGCAGATTTACTGAAAAATGTTGAGATGGATTTAGCTATGGATTTCATGAAAGTCTCTAGTTACCATGGAGGAACTGATAGCACAGGTGTAGTAAAGATTTTAAAAGATGTTGATGCAGACTTAACAGGAAAAGATGTTCTAATAATAGAGGATATAATTGATACAGGATTAACTCTAGAATCTGTTAAAAAGTTTTTAATGTCAAAACAACCAAATAGCTTAAAGGTTTGTTCTTTATTAGATAAGCCAAGCAGAAGAAAAGTTGAAATGGTTGGAGAATACATCGGGTTTGAAATTCCAGATGAGTTCGTAGTAGGATATGGACTAGATTATGATGAATTATATAGAAACCTTCCTTATATCGGAAAAGTAGTTAGAAAATAA
- a CDS encoding PASTA domain-containing protein — MKKYLAYLLSFILVIFICFFSFNIFLKISFNKSFYSLPNLTGMNLDQIKKIDSIDKVNVIIAGSDFSDLPTGTVFRQNPSPEKTVKEGRTVRVWLSKGKDDYIMPDFTNKNLIEVSAKLQEEGVRIKKVSYTSSNLPYNTVLATTPSLGQSTQKNKGISLLLSNSNSVASVEVPDTIGFTFDEATNELISKGLIIGTVQEKVIPDLEKGIVIETTNIGETVPVGSIIDIVVSY, encoded by the coding sequence ATGAAAAAATATTTAGCATATCTGCTATCTTTTATACTTGTTATTTTTATTTGTTTTTTTAGTTTTAACATATTTTTGAAGATATCTTTCAATAAAAGTTTCTATTCATTACCAAATTTAACTGGAATGAATTTAGATCAGATTAAAAAAATTGACTCTATTGATAAAGTAAATGTTATTATTGCTGGAAGCGACTTTTCTGACCTTCCTACTGGAACTGTTTTCAGACAAAATCCTTCTCCTGAAAAAACTGTGAAAGAGGGGAGAACTGTTAGAGTTTGGTTAAGTAAAGGAAAGGACGATTATATTATGCCTGACTTTACTAATAAAAACTTAATTGAGGTTTCTGCAAAATTACAAGAAGAGGGTGTGAGAATTAAAAAAGTTTCTTATACATCTTCAAATTTACCATATAATACAGTTTTAGCTACAACGCCTTCTTTAGGACAGAGTACTCAAAAAAATAAAGGAATTTCACTTCTTTTAAGTAACTCTAACTCTGTAGCTTCTGTAGAGGTTCCAGATACAATAGGTTTCACATTTGATGAAGCAACTAATGAATTAATTTCAAAAGGCCTTATTATTGGAACTGTTCAAGAAAAAGTAATTCCTGACTTAGAGAAAGGAATTGTTATCGAAACAACAAATATTGGAGAAACTGTCCCTGTTGGAAGTATTATTGATATTGTTGTTAGCTATTAA
- the rsgA gene encoding ribosome small subunit-dependent GTPase A has product MNKIQGFYNIESDGKEYLCKLRGILKRSDKRENCTVGDYVVFDADGFITEVKPRKNLLRRPLVANIDFGVIQFAAKDPAIDYEKINILILNSLYNKINPVLIINKVDLLSEDELKEIKVNLEYLDKIEIPVFYISTYENIGIEELKEFLKDNVTAFGGPSGVGKSSILNLLQDSKELKTGETSKRLRAGKHTTRDSKLLTLPSGGFVIDTPGFSSVDLPPTEDAQELITLFPEFNLGEGCKFNNCVHINEPQCGVKKAVENGVIPKERYEFFKRCYDKSKNEIWNKYK; this is encoded by the coding sequence ATTAATAAAATTCAAGGATTCTATAACATTGAAAGCGATGGAAAAGAATATCTTTGTAAATTAAGAGGTATTTTAAAAAGATCTGACAAAAGAGAGAACTGTACTGTTGGAGACTACGTTGTCTTTGACGCAGATGGTTTTATAACTGAAGTAAAACCTAGAAAAAATCTTCTAAGAAGACCTTTAGTTGCTAATATTGATTTCGGAGTTATACAATTCGCGGCTAAAGACCCTGCTATAGATTATGAAAAAATCAATATTCTTATTCTAAATAGTCTATACAATAAAATAAACCCAGTTTTAATCATCAATAAAGTTGATTTATTATCTGAAGATGAACTTAAAGAGATAAAAGTAAATTTAGAGTATCTTGATAAAATCGAGATTCCTGTTTTCTACATCTCAACTTATGAAAATATTGGTATCGAAGAACTTAAAGAGTTTTTAAAAGACAATGTTACTGCTTTTGGTGGTCCTTCAGGTGTAGGTAAGTCTAGTATTTTAAACCTTCTACAAGACTCCAAAGAATTAAAAACTGGAGAAACTAGTAAAAGATTAAGAGCTGGAAAGCATACAACTAGAGACAGCAAACTTCTTACTCTTCCTAGCGGTGGTTTTGTTATTGATACTCCTGGATTTTCATCTGTTGATCTTCCACCAACTGAGGATGCACAAGAACTAATTACTCTTTTCCCTGAATTCAATTTAGGAGAAGGTTGTAAATTTAATAACTGTGTTCATATCAACGAACCTCAATGTGGAGTTAAAAAAGCTGTCGAAAATGGAGTGATTCCAAAGGAAAGGTATGAGTTCTTTAAACGTTGTTATGATAAATCTAAAAATGAGATTTGGAATAAATATAAATAA
- the rpe gene encoding ribulose-phosphate 3-epimerase — MQKEIKIAPSILSADFSQLGNEVIAIDAAGADYVHIDVMDGMFVPNITFGAPVVKSIRNKTKLVFDVHLMIESPERYIEDFVKAGADIIVVHAEATKHLHRTIQLIKSFGVKAGVSLNPATPVEAIKYVIDELDMVLVMSVNPGFGGQKFIESSVKKIAEVRQLNETVDIQVDGGITDETIGRCIDAGANVFVAGSYVFSGDYKERIKSLKER; from the coding sequence ATACAAAAAGAGATTAAAATAGCGCCATCTATACTTTCAGCTGATTTCAGCCAACTTGGTAATGAGGTTATAGCTATTGATGCAGCTGGAGCAGATTATGTACATATAGATGTTATGGACGGAATGTTTGTTCCTAATATTACTTTTGGTGCACCTGTTGTAAAGTCAATCAGAAATAAAACTAAATTAGTTTTTGACGTACATCTTATGATTGAATCACCTGAAAGATATATCGAAGATTTTGTTAAAGCTGGAGCTGATATCATTGTTGTTCATGCTGAAGCTACTAAGCATCTACACAGAACAATACAACTTATAAAGTCTTTCGGAGTTAAAGCTGGTGTATCTTTAAACCCTGCTACTCCTGTTGAAGCCATTAAATATGTTATTGATGAGTTGGATATGGTTTTAGTTATGTCTGTTAATCCTGGTTTTGGAGGACAAAAATTTATTGAAAGTTCAGTTAAAAAAATCGCTGAAGTTCGTCAATTAAATGAAACTGTTGATATTCAAGTTGATGGTGGAATCACTGACGAAACAATCGGAAGATGTATCGATGCTGGTGCAAATGTTTTTGTAGCTGGATCATATGTTTTCTCAGGAGATTACAAAGAGAGAATAAAGTCTTTAAAGGAGAGATAA
- a CDS encoding MarR family winged helix-turn-helix transcriptional regulator encodes MMNNINKVNDVLENFYKLFYETEDLALKRGIKCITHTELHIIEAIGKESLSMNELSDRLGITMGTATVAITKLREKGFIDRVRSDADRRKVYVSLSKKGIEALNYHNNYHKNIISTITENIPTDDLNHFTETFELILKNLKDKTEFFKPHSVTEFAVGSLVSITEVKGTPIIQDYFANNGIEHYSAVKIIESEDKDKVALEKEDGSVLKVNLLDAKNLIAIKVEE; translated from the coding sequence ATTATGAATAATATAAATAAAGTAAATGATGTTTTAGAAAATTTCTATAAACTATTCTATGAAACTGAGGATTTAGCATTAAAAAGAGGAATCAAATGTATAACTCACACAGAGTTACATATAATAGAAGCTATCGGAAAAGAATCTTTAAGTATGAACGAGTTATCTGACAGACTTGGAATAACTATGGGTACAGCTACTGTTGCGATAACTAAATTGAGAGAAAAAGGATTTATTGATAGAGTTCGTTCTGATGCAGATAGAAGAAAGGTATACGTTTCTCTTTCTAAAAAAGGAATTGAAGCTTTAAACTACCATAACAACTACCACAAGAATATTATTTCTACTATCACAGAAAATATTCCTACTGATGACTTAAATCACTTTACTGAAACTTTTGAATTAATTCTAAAAAATTTAAAAGATAAAACTGAGTTTTTCAAACCTCACTCTGTTACAGAATTTGCTGTAGGATCTCTTGTTTCTATTACTGAGGTTAAAGGAACTCCTATTATCCAAGACTATTTCGCAAACAACGGAATTGAACACTATTCGGCTGTAAAGATTATAGAATCAGAAGATAAAGATAAAGTAGCTCTTGAAAAAGAAGATGGTTCTGTACTTAAAGTAAATCTTTTAGATGCAAAAAACCTGATTGCTATTAAGGTTGAAGAGTAA
- a CDS encoding NFACT family protein translates to MLYLDGISLNKIKDELESSLKGKSVNKIVQTSSLAVTINFGKLKFVLSCFPALSLCYLSNTKEENLLEENSSFSLNLKKHLVGSTLLSIKQIDFDRILVFTFSKLNELGEIKVYNLYFEMMGKHSNLILTDRENKVLDSTKRFSIEENPSRILFPGIEYTTPSLEKKMNPDTITKEFFDSEKESKTLLKNVEGLGKSLANSLDSFEKLKEILNDKISPKIFFNEHDEILLATVLNIEPKEYASVKTYESFNDLINFYLENKNLSNTFKILKDKLTACVKKEIKKSEKIIISIKKDLEDKKDFDRYRELGDILAASLYTLKKGMTEVELYDFYNDKMCKIPLDPLVTPQVNLEKIYKKYNKLKKGMEFNGKRFIEISENLKYFLSVETFIENSDSKENLKLIEEELLNEGYLKLSSKIKSKKAPKKIVTKAFNFGEITIDNILVRYGRNNLENDALTTKYSNREDIWFHCKDMPGTHAVINHSEILTEETIYNIAVFCGQQSKLPKGTKLTVDYTPIKYLNKPKGAKPGFVTYKVFKSIIVTI, encoded by the coding sequence ATGTTATACCTTGATGGTATCTCTTTAAATAAAATCAAAGATGAATTAGAATCATCTTTAAAGGGTAAAAGTGTTAATAAAATAGTTCAGACGAGTTCTTTAGCTGTAACTATTAACTTCGGGAAACTAAAATTTGTTCTTTCTTGTTTCCCAGCCCTTTCTCTTTGCTACTTATCAAATACAAAAGAGGAAAATCTATTAGAAGAGAACAGTTCTTTTTCTTTAAACTTAAAAAAGCATCTAGTTGGATCAACACTACTGTCTATTAAGCAGATTGACTTTGACAGAATTTTAGTTTTTACATTTTCAAAATTAAACGAACTTGGAGAAATCAAAGTTTACAATCTATATTTTGAAATGATGGGAAAACATTCAAATCTTATACTAACAGATAGAGAAAATAAAGTCTTAGATTCTACAAAACGTTTTTCAATAGAAGAAAACCCAAGCAGAATTCTCTTTCCAGGAATCGAGTATACTACTCCATCTCTAGAGAAAAAAATGAATCCTGATACTATTACAAAAGAGTTTTTTGATTCTGAAAAAGAATCTAAAACTTTATTAAAAAATGTTGAAGGCCTTGGAAAGTCTCTTGCAAATTCACTAGATTCTTTTGAAAAATTAAAAGAAATTTTAAACGATAAAATATCTCCTAAAATATTTTTTAATGAACATGATGAAATTCTTTTGGCTACAGTTCTAAATATAGAACCCAAAGAATATGCTTCTGTAAAAACTTATGAGAGCTTTAATGACTTAATAAATTTCTATTTAGAAAATAAAAATCTATCTAATACTTTTAAAATATTAAAAGATAAACTAACTGCGTGTGTAAAAAAAGAAATAAAAAAATCTGAAAAAATTATTATCTCAATCAAAAAAGATTTAGAAGATAAAAAAGATTTTGATAGATATAGAGAGCTCGGGGATATTTTAGCCGCTTCTCTTTACACTTTAAAAAAAGGAATGACCGAGGTTGAGCTCTACGATTTCTACAACGATAAGATGTGCAAAATACCTTTAGACCCTTTAGTAACTCCACAAGTTAATCTTGAAAAAATTTATAAAAAATATAATAAATTAAAAAAAGGAATGGAGTTCAATGGAAAAAGATTTATTGAAATTTCTGAAAATTTAAAATATTTTTTAAGTGTAGAAACGTTTATTGAAAATAGTGATTCCAAAGAAAATCTAAAACTTATTGAAGAGGAACTTTTAAACGAGGGCTACTTGAAACTTTCATCTAAAATAAAAAGTAAAAAAGCTCCAAAAAAAATAGTCACTAAAGCTTTTAACTTTGGAGAGATTACAATCGATAATATTTTAGTTAGATATGGAAGAAATAATCTTGAAAATGATGCCCTAACAACTAAGTATTCTAATAGAGAAGATATCTGGTTCCATTGTAAAGATATGCCTGGAACTCACGCTGTTATTAATCATTCTGAGATTTTAACTGAAGAAACTATATATAATATTGCTGTCTTCTGTGGTCAACAATCTAAACTTCCGAAAGGAACTAAATTAACTGTTGACTATACTCCAATCAAATATTTAAACAAACCTAAAGGTGCTAAACCTGGATTTGTAACATACAAGGTATTTAAATCTATTATCGTAACAATATAA
- a CDS encoding murein L,D-transpeptidase catalytic domain family protein, with protein sequence MKQKLIALFFIFYITSFASTSSLYRSLELKDKMTYDVFKNAVKGASKIKGNKSQYLTVIDFTKPSTEPRFFVMDLKKKKLLYYTYVSHGKNSGKVLATKFSNAPNSFQSSLGFFVTDSKPYFGNFGYSLRLKGLENRFNSNAYDRAIVIHGADYASKTYIDQMGFLGRTLGCPAIPTELSKEVIDLLSDNSIVFIAGNDTKYQKESRFIN encoded by the coding sequence ATGAAACAAAAATTAATAGCTTTATTTTTCATATTTTACATCACTTCTTTTGCTTCAACGTCTTCACTTTATAGATCGTTAGAATTAAAAGATAAAATGACATATGATGTTTTTAAAAATGCTGTAAAAGGCGCTTCTAAAATTAAAGGAAACAAATCCCAATACTTAACAGTTATCGATTTTACTAAACCATCTACTGAACCAAGATTCTTTGTTATGGATTTAAAAAAGAAAAAACTTCTTTACTACACTTATGTTTCACATGGAAAAAATAGTGGAAAAGTTTTAGCTACTAAATTTTCTAATGCACCAAACTCTTTCCAAAGTTCTTTAGGTTTCTTTGTTACTGACAGCAAACCATACTTTGGAAACTTTGGCTATTCATTAAGACTAAAAGGATTAGAAAATAGATTTAATTCAAATGCATACGATAGAGCAATCGTTATCCACGGAGCTGACTATGCTTCTAAAACATATATTGATCAAATGGGATTTTTAGGTCGAACTTTGGGTTGTCCTGCTATTCCTACAGAACTTTCTAAGGAAGTTATTGATCTTTTATCAGATAACTCTATTGTATTCATTGCTGGAAACGATACTAAATATCAAAAAGAAAGTCGTTTTATAAATTAA
- a CDS encoding DUF6672 family protein has product MRRIVVLISFFFSLVLISYFLYVSGQEHTLIFNNIYKDKAESKNIVLKIAGEKDKKISKNRKTVIELKGKQHKFIIESDGQIKEGIVKFSLNKGAEVEIENFMKSENSWIKEIEQY; this is encoded by the coding sequence ATGAGAAGAATAGTTGTATTGATATCTTTTTTCTTTTCTTTAGTTTTAATAAGTTATTTTTTATACGTTAGCGGACAAGAACATACTTTGATTTTTAATAATATTTATAAAGATAAGGCTGAAAGTAAAAATATAGTTTTAAAAATAGCAGGAGAAAAGGATAAGAAAATAAGTAAAAATCGGAAAACTGTGATAGAACTTAAAGGAAAGCAACATAAATTTATAATTGAAAGTGATGGACAAATAAAAGAGGGGATTGTTAAATTTAGTTTAAATAAAGGTGCAGAAGTAGAGATAGAAAATTTTATGAAATCGGAAAATTCGTGGATAAAAGAGATTGAGCAGTACTAA